The following is a genomic window from Verrucosispora sp. WMMD573.
CCCCACCGCCGTGGCGGGTGATGCGCACCTGGTCGCAACCGAGGATGTGCACCTCCTCGATGGTGTCGTCGACAAGCAGGGTCTGGAGTCGACCGAGGCCGGCCAGTTCGGCGGTCACCTGGTCGAGCAGCAGCCGCTCCTCGCCCGCGGCCATCGGCGTGCCGGCGCGGCGCACCGCGTCGGCGTACTCGGCGACCAGCTCGACCGCGAGCCGGGCGCGCTCGGTGTCCTCCTCGGCGACGCTGAACTCGCGGCCACGCTGCCACCGGGTGAGCCGCTCGCTGAGCTGCCGGCGCAGCTCGCGCACCACCTGAAAATCCACCCGGGGCCGGGGTGGCGGCGCCGCTGGCGGGGCCGCCACGGGCACCGACCCGTTTGGCGGTTGGTGCCAACCATTGACCGGAGGCAGGGGCGGGGCGGTGGAGGTGGCGCCCGGTGGTTGCCGGCGCGGGTCGGACGAGACCGGTTCAAATCGCATCCGGCACTCCCTGGGAGACGGGCCAGGCCAGCCGGGCCCGCCGCCGCTCCAGCAGCGCGCCGATCGGCACCTCCAACTCGCGGGCCGCCCGCAACAGCGGCCGACTGGCCCGCACGGTCCCACCCAGGCTCAACACCTCGGCGGTACGCGGGTCGTGCGGCAGCCGGGCGATCACGGGTAGCTGAAGGGCCTTGCTGACCTCGCTTCTGCCGTGGCCGCCGCCGATCAGCAGCAGACGCAGGGTGCCCGACGGCACCCGATGCTCGGTGAAGTCCCGCTCGATGGCCTGGAGCATGGCCCGGGTGCCGGACAGGTCGGGCAGCTGTGCCCGGGACACCACCAGCACCACCGAGGCGGCGCGCAGCAGCGGCCAGGGCGGACCGAGGACATGCAGCCGTCCACAGTCGACAAGCACGTCGTACGGTGGGTCGCCGCGCTCCAAGCCGGTGAAGAAGTCCGCGAACCGCTGCCAGAGCGGGGTGACGCTGCCGGCCTGGGCCGGGTCGACCACTCCCGGCAACAGGAGGCGTTCCCGGCGCGGCGCGTCCAGGTCGACCAACTGCGACCAGAATGCGCTCTCCAGGCTGCCGTCCCGCAGTTCGCCGACGGCCAGCTCGCCGATGCCGCGCGGCCCGTCGAGCGCACCGCCGAGATAGCCGGCGAGCACGGAGCCGCCGGCCGGGTCACACTCGGCGAGAATCAGCCGCCGATGCCAGCTCAACGCACAGGCCAGCGCGGTGGTGGTGACCCCCGGCGAACCCTTGGCCGAGACCAGCGCGATGATCGCCATGCTCAGGCCGCCTTGGTCAGGACGACCGCGATCCGATCCTGGGCGGCCAGTGCCACCACGGCCGGTACGTCCCGGACAGCGAGCGCCAGGTAGACGACGACCTCGTCCCGCCCGTCGGTGGAGACGGCGTCGGTGACGGTCGCGGTGAACCGGGTGGCACCGGACGACGAACCTCCGCCGCTGTCGCTGCTCGGCGTGCTGACCAGCAGAATCTGGTCCCCGGGGCGCAGCTTCGGCGCGGGTACCTGGGCCGCGCGCAGCCCGAGGGCGAGCTGCTGCTGCCCGGGGCCGAGCAGTGGATCGTCGGTGAGCTGAGCCATCGTCAGCAGGGTTCCCGGAGCCAGCGAGACGGCGGCGCGCAGACCGATCACGTCGGCGATCCGGGAGGCAGGCACCGGTTCGAGCCCCTGACCGCCGGCCACCTGCACCGACACCAGGTCGTCGGCGCGTACCACGCTGCCCACCTCGACCGCCCGGGCCACCGCCAGGTAGCTGCCGGTCGCCCGGACCGATGTCACCGCGAAAGCCGAACCCAGTCCGCCGAGGGCGATCAGCAGGACGGCGAGGCCGAGCAGGCCGGGCCGAACCCGGCGTTGACGGACCACCCGGGGAGGGGCGACCGGCGCGTCCACCGGAGTGCTGCCGTTGCGGGTCGTCACGCTCACCGGATAACACCTCTCGTTCGCGACTGCGGGGCTCGCAGGAGTGGCTCACGCCTCGCGCTCACCGGGTCACCACCTGAAGCTCGTCGATCTCGATGCCGACCGGGCCGGTGGTGCGGGTGACGCCGGCGATGCTTCCGCTGTCGCCGCCGTTGCTGGTCCACGTCACCGACCAGTGCGTGGTCGCCCGGACCGTGTACGTCCCGGCCTCCGGGTAGCCGCTGTGGTAGCCGCAGTCGGGGGAGGGCCGCCCGGCGTACGAACCTCGGCGGTTGTACGGGGTGCCGGGGCCGGTGCAGGTGACGTCGTCGCCGTTGCCCATGTCCCAGACCACGCGGTCGACCTCGGCCTGGATCGTCACGGTCAGGCCACGGTCCGTGGCCTCGGCGCTCAACGGGCCGAACTGGCTGGCGCCGCGTTCGGCCCACATCCAGACCGGGAGTCCCACCAGTCCGGGGCCGACGGACTTGCGGGGCGCGACCGCCGCCCGGGGCGCGAGCAGGGTGATCGAGGCGAACGCCCGACGGGCCAGTTCCTCCGGGTCCGGCGGAGCGCCGAAGCCCGGCGGCGGTGCGTCCCGCAGCTCCGTCCGCTGGTCGCCGACGGCCCCGCCGTAGCAGGTAATCACGTACCACTGCTGGCCCTCGGGTGCCTCCGGCTGCGGCTCGGCCAGCTTGTAGTAGCAGCCGTCGCCGCTGTTGAACCAGCCGAGCACGCCGTCGTAGCAGGGGATGGTGCGGCCCTCCCACTGGCAGACGCCGCCACCGCCGCCACCGTTGTCGCCGCCGCTGCCGTTGTCGCCACCGTCGCCGCCGCCACCGGGGGTGCCCGGGTCGTCGTCCCAGACGTTGCAGTTCGGTTGGGCGGGTGGACATTCGGCACCGGGGTCGGCGGCGGTCGCCGGAACCGCGCCGCCGGTCGCCAGCAGCACCGCCAACGCCCCGCCGAGCAGCACCCGCCGGAAGACGGCGGTACGCGCGGCCGCTCGGCGTCGGCGGCCGATCTGCCGCTGATGGCCGCCCACGGCCCGCCCGGTCAGCACGGCTGGTCCTGGTGTGCCGCGCCGGTGCTGATCCGCCAGCGGCCGTCGGGATAACGGGTCGCGGTGGCGGTGGCCAGGTGGCGGGAGCCTCGGGTGCCCGGTACGACCTTGTCGTCGGCGACGTAGATCAGCCGGTAGTTGCTGGCGTCGACGCAGTCCTGGATCTCCACTGTGGGCGGTGTGGCGTCCAGGTCCATCGAGATGACGGTGGGCCCTTCGGAGCGCAGCGTACCGGCGCTTACCGCGCCGTTCTGCCGGGCCTGCCGCAGGCTGAACCGGACCCTGGTCAGCAGTGGGTCGCCGAGGAACCGGGTGAGCGCCGGCTCCTGCGGGTCGCTGCGCCGGCTCGCCGTGCGGGACGCCGCGAGGTAGCCGGAGTAGGCCGCCAGCGCCGCCTTCTCCGCAGCGGCCTCCTCGGCGGCCCGTTCGGTGCCGGCTGGCCTGTCCCGTTCGGGTGTCGTGGCGGTGGACGCCTCCTGGGTGCTGCCGCAGGCGGTGCTCGCGCCGACCGTGGCCACCGCGACCAGGCCGGCCGTCCAGCGGCTCAGCTGCCGTGCTCGCACCTCGTGCCCTCCTCGGTGCCGACCGGCGAACGCCGAAACCAGCGTCGCCGGGCGTGCGGTGGCGCGATCGGGCGGATCTCTCCGGCCTGTTCCGCGTCCAGCCGCATTTGCCCTTGTGGATCTCCTGCTAATGCGTTGGCCTGGCTGCTCGTCGGTGACGGACGTGGGTTGCGTCACATCCAAGGGGCGAGCATAGGCTGACGTCAGCCGATGCAACAGAGGCAATTCATCCGAACACTCTGAGTTATGAATGGTGGTGGAGCCGCATGGTTACCGGAAGGTTGCCGGCGTTGATCGACCCGGGGTTCGGCTCGGGCGGGTGCGGGCGGCAAAGCGGACGGTCCCACCGCCATGCGGGTCCCCGAACGGCTGGTCGCAATGGGGTGGCAAATGGCAATCGGTCCGATCTGTCCCCGGCAGAATCGGTGCTAATTGGCGGTCATTTGCGATCGGTGGGAATTTCATCTGTCCGTTTCGGGCTTTCGGCCGGACACTCGAACGGCAGCACGGCGGGCGGCGCGGAACGTTCGTACCGCCACCCGAACCGACCGGACACACTACCCTCCGTGATGGGGTGGTAGAGGTGAGCCGGCAACCCGCTCCACCGGCACTCGCGACGGCCGGGCCGGGCGAACCATCACCTGGGCACAACGCACGGTCGTGGCCGCGTGCCTCGGCTCTGCTGGCGATCACCCCACTGCTCCGGTACGCCGTCGCCCGGCACGCCGTACCCCCGGGAACCGCCCGCCGGACCGGCTGCGACGCCTGCGGCGCGCCGATCGGCCTGCACCGCCCCTGGCCGGCGCTCGGCCCGACCGCCCGTTGCGGCGGTTGCGGCGCCCGGGTCGGCGCCCCGCCGGCCACCGTCGAATTGGCCGCCCTGGCCGCCGTGGCCGTGCTGCTGCTGGCCCGGCCCCCAGCCGTCGAGTTGGCCGCCGCCGGGTGGTGGCTGGCCTTCGCGGTGCCGTTGCTCTTCATCGACGGCGCGGTGCACCGGCTACCGGACCGACTGACCTGGCCGGCCGCCGTCGGTACCTGGCTGTTGCTCGGGCTGGCCGCGCTGACCGGAACCGGTGCGACGCCATGGCTGCGTGCCGTCGTCGCCGGGCTCGGGCTGGCGCTCTTCTTCGCCACCACCACCCTGTTGCTCGGGACGCGGGGCTTCGGCATCGGCGACGCCAAGCTCGCGCTGAGCGCGGGTGCCCTCCTGGGCTGGTACGGCTGGAGTGTGCCGGTGCTCGGCCTGTTGCTCGCGCTGACCCTGTCCGGACTTGTCGCCCTGGGCCTGCTGGTCGGCCGCCGGGCTCGCTGGTCGAGTCACCTGCCGTTCGGTCCGTACCTGGTGCTCGGCACGCTCGGCGCGTTGCTACTGGTGTGGTGAACCGGGCGGCGGGGAATTGTCAGCCCGCAGGGACCGTCGGAGAGTCCTGGAGGCACTGTGCACCCCACCCCTGACCAACGGTTGGACCAGCCGCAACCCGACGAGCGGTGGCGGATCCGGCGGACCTGGGACGACCTGGACCGGCTCGGCGAGACCGAGTCGGTCTTCGCGTTGAGCAACGGATGGCTGGGCTGGCGCGGCACCCTCGACGAGGGCCTGCCGGTCGACATGCCCGGCAGCTACCTCAACGGTCTGCACGAGCGCCGGGAGCTGAGCTACCCGGAGAACGGCTACGCCTTCCCGCAGCTCAGCGACACCGTGATCAGTCCGCCGAACGCCACGCTGGTACGGCTCTGGGTCGGTGACCAGCCGCTGGACCTGCGTACCGGCACGGTGCTCGCCCACGAGCAGGTGCTCGACCTGCGCGCCGGGGTGATCGAACGGCTCACCGAATGGATCTCGCCGGACGGCGACGGGGTGCGGGTACGCAGCACCCGGCTGGTGTCGCTGCCCCGCCGCCGGGTCGCCGCCGTCGACTGGACGGTGGAACCCCTGGACGGGCCGGTTGACCTGCGTGTCTGCGCGGACCTGCTGGCCAACGAGCATGTGCCGGAGCGGGCCGACGATCCTCGGGCCGCCTCGCTGATCCAGGATCCGCTGACCGCCGAGCTGAACCACGTCGACGGCGCCGACGCGCTGTTGGTGCACCGTACCGAGCGCAGCGGGCAGCGGGTCGCCGTCTCGGTCGCCCATCGATCGGCGGCACCGGCACACGTCACCACCGATGCCGACGCCACCCCGGATCGGATCCGGTTGACCCTCGCCGGGCCGCTGCGACCCGGCGAGCGGGTGCGGCTGACCAAGTTCGCGGCGTACGAGTGGGCGCCCGTCGCCGACTCCTCCGTCGAGGAACTGGCGGCGCAGGTGACGGCCGAGGCGGACGCGGCGCGTACGGTCGGCTTCGACGAGCTGCGTGCCGAGCAGCGTGCCGCCCTCGACCACGCCTGGCGTACCGCCGATGTGCTGCTCGACGGCGACGACGAATTGCAGCTGGCGATCCGGTTCGCCATGTTCCACCTGATCCAGGCGGGCCGTTCGGACGGCGACCGGACCATCCCCGCCAAAGGGCTGACCGGCAACGGCTACGACGGGCACGTGCTCTGGGACACCGAAGGTTACGTGCTGCCGGTGCTGACCTACATCGCGCCGGCCGTGGCCCGGTCGGCGCTGCGCTGGCGGCACGCGCACCTGCCGCAGGCGTTCGACCGTGCGGCGGAACTGCGGCTCACCGGCGCTACCTTCCCCTGGCGGACCATCAGTGGCCGGGAGTGCTCCGGCTACTGGCCGGCGGGCACTGCCGCGCTGCACGTCAACGCCGACATCGCCGACGCGGTCCTGCGCTACGTCGGCGCCACCGACGACGAGGACTTCCGCACCGGACCCGGGCTGGACCTGCTGGTGGCCACTGCCCGGCTGTGGCACGGCTTCGGGCACTTCACCGACGACGGCAGCTTCCACATCGCCGGTGTCACCGGCCCGGACGAGTACGCCGCACTTGTCGACGACAACCTGTTCACCAACCTGATGGCGCGGCGGAACCTGCGCGGCGCGGCCGACGTCGTCGAGCGGCACCCGGAGGCGGCCGGCCGGCTGGGCGTGGACCCGGCCGAGGTGGCCGGCTGGCGGGCCGCAGCCGAGGCGATGACGATGCCGTACGACGCTAAGCGGGGCGTGCACCAGCAGTCCGCTGGGTTCACCGACCGGCCGGAGTGGAACTTCGCCGACACCGGCGACGACGACTATCCGCTGCTGCTGCACTTCCCCTACCTGGAGCTGTACCGGCACCAGGTGGTCAAACAGGCCGACCTGGTGCTGGCGATGCTGCGCTGCCCGGGCGAGTTCACCGCGGAGGAGAAGGCCGCCAACTTCGCCTACTACGAGGCGCGGACGGTCCGGGACTCGTCGCTTTCCGCCGCACCGCAGGGAGTGCTCGCCGCCGAGCTGGGCCACCTCGACCTGGCGTACGACCTGTTCGCCGAGTCGGTACTTCAGGACCTGGAGGATCTCGGCGACAAGACGGGCGACGGGCTGCACCTGGCCTCGCTGGGTGGGGCCTGGCTGACCCTGGTGCAGGGCTTCGGCGGCCTGCGTGACGATCGGGAGCTGTTGTCGTTCGACCCGCGGTTGCCCGACCGGATCGACCGCCTCGCGTTCAGCCTGCTCTGGCACGGCCACCGGCTGCACGTCACGCTGACCGCCGACGAGGCCCGCTACGAGCTGCCGGACGCCGACGCCGACGCCGCGATCGAGCTGTGGCACCACGGTGAGCGCCTGCGGGTGACCGCCGGCCAGCCGGCCACCCGTCCCCTGCCCCCGCTACCCGACCTCGGCCCCGAACCACCCTCCCCGCCCGGCCGTCGCCCGGCCCGCCGCTGACCCGGTGGGTGTCAGTGGACCGGCTCACCCTGGTCACCGTGGATCGGGCCACCGGACATCCGCTGTCGCACGGCCGCCAGATCCTCGAAGGCGTACGCCCAGTTGTGGCACTTGAAGCTGCGCAGCCCCTCGATCGGCGACCGGCAGTCGGCGCAGCGTACGCCGGAGATGGCGGCGGGCAGACCGGTGTTGACGTAGCGGCGGTCGCCGAGGATCACCGTCGCGATCATCATCGGATCGTGCACACCCTTCAGGGCCGAGGCGACGATGTCGTACCAGGTGATCCGGCGACCGCACTTCGGGCAGTCCGGCTGGTCGCCGCTGACCCACAGTGGCGCGCCAATGGTCCGGGGCGGCATGTTGAGCAGCTTCTCGATCCGCCGTACGTCGGACTCCGGAGTGGTCCAGCGGTGCTGGCCGGGCAGTGCGGCGGGCGAGTCGTAGACGGCTTGGAACAGGGCGGGGTCGACCTCGACGGTGTCGCGTTCGCTGGTCATCGGCGTCCTCCGGACTTCTCGGCGCTCCCACCGTGGTCACCGGCGGGTGGCGGGCACAACCGGATCAACGACACGGCGGGACGGCCGGTCCCGGTCCTGGCGTACCCGGATGGGAGCACGCCCGAACCGGGCCGGCCGAGGCGGTCAGGCTGGTGACGCGGCGAGCGGCGTGGTCGGCGTCGTTCCCGGCGTCTCGGTGAGCGCCCGCTTCCGGACGCCGAAGACGACCAGGTAGCCGAGAATCCAGAGTTCGCCAACGGTCGCGGGGACCACCAGCAGGTCGCCGACGATTCCGGCGCCGGGGGCGAGGTACCCGACGAACGTCATGAGCACATAGCCCACTCCACCGGCGACGAGGATCCAGCCGAGGACCTGCGGCAGCCAGCCCGAACGCAGCACGCACCAGCCCATCGGCATCAGCCAGAGGCCGAAGAAGAGCCCGCCCACCGCCCACAGGTTTTCGCTGACGAGGTACAGCAACTGGACCGTGTCGGCGGCCCCGCCGGCCCCGCCGGTGGCTACCGCGACAGCGGTTCCGAGCATGGCGGCGCTGCCGAGGATGGCGACGGCGTTGACGATGCCGAAGGCGGCGACGCTGCCGGCGGCGGTGCTGTTGACGGCACGGAACAGACGGTAGAACCAGACGGCGGCGAGCGTCTGGGTGAGGACGACGAGCAGTTCGAACGCCACTCCGAGGCGGGCCAACGACTCGTTGGCGACCAGGTTGGCGAGGGTCGCGTCGGCGTCACCGGACTCGAAGATCATGGGTCGGATGGTGAGGAAGCCCAGTGCGCCGGCGATGCCGAGCCCAAGGTAGAAAAGCCCGGTCGTCCGGGCGGTGCGGATCAGTGGATGCATGGTGGCTCCTTCGGTTGCGGCAGCTCTGGTGGCGGATCAGCCTTACGTCGTAAGGCAACCATACGTTGTAAGGTCAAGGGAAGATGGGAGCCTCATGGGAGCGAGAAGACGCCGGGAGCCGCTGAGCCGTGACCGGGCGCTGGCCGCCGCGATCGCGCTT
Proteins encoded in this region:
- a CDS encoding SAF domain-containing protein, with product MSVTTRNGSTPVDAPVAPPRVVRQRRVRPGLLGLAVLLIALGGLGSAFAVTSVRATGSYLAVARAVEVGSVVRADDLVSVQVAGGQGLEPVPASRIADVIGLRAAVSLAPGTLLTMAQLTDDPLLGPGQQQLALGLRAAQVPAPKLRPGDQILLVSTPSSDSGGGSSSGATRFTATVTDAVSTDGRDEVVVYLALAVRDVPAVVALAAQDRIAVVLTKAA
- a CDS encoding DUF4386 domain-containing protein, producing the protein MHPLIRTARTTGLFYLGLGIAGALGFLTIRPMIFESGDADATLANLVANESLARLGVAFELLVVLTQTLAAVWFYRLFRAVNSTAAGSVAAFGIVNAVAILGSAAMLGTAVAVATGGAGGAADTVQLLYLVSENLWAVGGLFFGLWLMPMGWCVLRSGWLPQVLGWILVAGGVGYVLMTFVGYLAPGAGIVGDLLVVPATVGELWILGYLVVFGVRKRALTETPGTTPTTPLAASPA
- a CDS encoding A24 family peptidase codes for the protein MLAITPLLRYAVARHAVPPGTARRTGCDACGAPIGLHRPWPALGPTARCGGCGARVGAPPATVELAALAAVAVLLLARPPAVELAAAGWWLAFAVPLLFIDGAVHRLPDRLTWPAAVGTWLLLGLAALTGTGATPWLRAVVAGLGLALFFATTTLLLGTRGFGIGDAKLALSAGALLGWYGWSVPVLGLLLALTLSGLVALGLLVGRRARWSSHLPFGPYLVLGTLGALLLVW
- a CDS encoding glycosyl hydrolase family 65 protein, with the protein product MHPTPDQRLDQPQPDERWRIRRTWDDLDRLGETESVFALSNGWLGWRGTLDEGLPVDMPGSYLNGLHERRELSYPENGYAFPQLSDTVISPPNATLVRLWVGDQPLDLRTGTVLAHEQVLDLRAGVIERLTEWISPDGDGVRVRSTRLVSLPRRRVAAVDWTVEPLDGPVDLRVCADLLANEHVPERADDPRAASLIQDPLTAELNHVDGADALLVHRTERSGQRVAVSVAHRSAAPAHVTTDADATPDRIRLTLAGPLRPGERVRLTKFAAYEWAPVADSSVEELAAQVTAEADAARTVGFDELRAEQRAALDHAWRTADVLLDGDDELQLAIRFAMFHLIQAGRSDGDRTIPAKGLTGNGYDGHVLWDTEGYVLPVLTYIAPAVARSALRWRHAHLPQAFDRAAELRLTGATFPWRTISGRECSGYWPAGTAALHVNADIADAVLRYVGATDDEDFRTGPGLDLLVATARLWHGFGHFTDDGSFHIAGVTGPDEYAALVDDNLFTNLMARRNLRGAADVVERHPEAAGRLGVDPAEVAGWRAAAEAMTMPYDAKRGVHQQSAGFTDRPEWNFADTGDDDYPLLLHFPYLELYRHQVVKQADLVLAMLRCPGEFTAEEKAANFAYYEARTVRDSSLSAAPQGVLAAELGHLDLAYDLFAESVLQDLEDLGDKTGDGLHLASLGGAWLTLVQGFGGLRDDRELLSFDPRLPDRIDRLAFSLLWHGHRLHVTLTADEARYELPDADADAAIELWHHGERLRVTAGQPATRPLPPLPDLGPEPPSPPGRRPARR
- a CDS encoding ParA family protein, which codes for MAIIALVSAKGSPGVTTTALACALSWHRRLILAECDPAGGSVLAGYLGGALDGPRGIGELAVGELRDGSLESAFWSQLVDLDAPRRERLLLPGVVDPAQAGSVTPLWQRFADFFTGLERGDPPYDVLVDCGRLHVLGPPWPLLRAASVVLVVSRAQLPDLSGTRAMLQAIERDFTEHRVPSGTLRLLLIGGGHGRSEVSKALQLPVIARLPHDPRTAEVLSLGGTVRASRPLLRAARELEVPIGALLERRRARLAWPVSQGVPDAI